A window of the Eleutherodactylus coqui strain aEleCoq1 chromosome 8, aEleCoq1.hap1, whole genome shotgun sequence genome harbors these coding sequences:
- the HDAC4 gene encoding histone deacetylase 4, with protein sequence MSSQTHPDGISGLDQPVELLTQTRAKHMPSTVDVSAALPLQVAPGTLPMDLRLDPQYAISGSEGAGREQQLQQELLALKQKQQIQRQLLIAEFQRQHEQLSRQHEAQLHEHVKQQQELLAMKHQQELLEHQRKLEQHRQEQEMEKQQREQKLLQLKNKEKGKESAVASTEVKMKLQEFVLNKKKALAHRSLNHCMSSDPRFWKTQHSSLDQSPPPQGGVSGSYHHPVLGMYDSKDDFPLRKTASEPNLKLRSRLKQKVAERRSSPLLRRKDGPGVTSLKKRPLDVSDSACNSAPGSGPSSPNNSSSNITTENGIAGPLGLQSEASLAHRLVNREGSVTQLPLYTSPSLPNITLGLPASGSANGGSGQDSERLSLSTIQQRLSLFPAAHLTPYLGADAASSHNSLLQHMVLLEQPNAQSPLVTGLGALPLHSQSLVSTDRVSPTIHKLRQHRPLGRTQSAPLPQNSHALQHLVIQQQHQQFLEKHKQQFQQQQQLHLNKMIPKVNEVSRQHESHPEETEEELREHQAIHEDSYIEHGSDHKEQSLGSIVRVKQEREESEDEASSQELEQSQLQAEQDLLFRQQTLLLEQQRIHQLRNYQASMEAAGVVVHFSGHRPLSRAQSSPASASFPMSVQETPTKPRFTTGLVYDTLMLKHQCICGNTNSHPEHAGRIQSIWSRLQETGLRSMCECIRGRKATLEELQTVHSEAHSLLYGTNPLNRQKLEGTLTSMFVRLPCGGVGVDSDTIWNEVHSSGAARLAVGCVVELASKVVAGELKNGFAVVRPPGHHAEESTPMGFCYFNSVAITAKVLQQRFNVGKTLIVDWDVHHGNGTQQAFYADPSVLYISLHRYDDGNFFPGSGAPDEVGTGSGVGFNVNMAFTGGLNPPMGDTEYLAAFRTVVLPIASEFAPEVILVSAGFDAVEGHPSPLGGYRVSAKCFGYLTKQLMGLAGGRVILALEGGHDLTAICDASEACVSALLGNELEPLAESVLQERPNSIAVSSMEKVIQIQSEYWPCLHQLSSTISYSLVEAQKCESEEAETVTAMASLSVGVRPEQRTEDEPMDEEPPL encoded by the exons tTGATGTAAGTGCTGCACTGCCACTCCAAGTGGCTCCCGGCACTCTTCCTATGGACCTTCGACTGGATCCCCAATATGCCATCTCGGGGTCAGAGGGCGCCGGGCGGGAGCAGCAGCTGCAGCAAGAACTACTGGCATTGAAGCAGAAGCAGCAAATCCAGCGGCAACTTCTCATAGCGGAGTTTCAGAGGCAACATGAGCAGTTGTCCAGACAACACGAAGCCCAATTACATGAGCATGTAAAG CAGCAACAAGAGCTTCTTGCTATGAAACATCAGCAGGAGCTTCTGGAGCACCAGAGAAAACTAGAGCAACATCGTCAGGAGCAAGAGATGGAAAAACAGCAGCGGGAACAAAAGCTATTGCAACTGAAGAATaaagaaaagggaaaagaaa GTGCAGTTGCGAGCACTGAAGTCAAAATGAAGTTACAAGAATTTGTCCTGAATAAGAAGAAAGCTCTCGCCCACCGGAGCTTAAATCACTGTATGTCTAGTGATCCCCGCTTCTG GAAAACTCAACATAGTTCTCTGGACCAGAGTCCACCACCTCAAGGTGGCGTGTCGGGCTCATACCACCATCCTGTTCTTGGAATGTATGACTCAAAGGATGACTTTCCATTAAGAAAGACAG CATCTGAACCCAATTTGAAGTTGCGCTCCAGACTGAAACAAAAGGTAGCAGAACGCAGGAGCAGCCCGCTGTTAAGACGGAAAGATGGGCCTGGTGTCACTTCTCTGAAAAAGCGTCCCCTGGATGTATCCG ATTCTGCATGTAACAGCGCCCCTGGTTCTGGTCCCAGCTCTCCCAACAACAGCTCAAGCAACATCACTACTGAGAATGGCATTGCCGGGCCATTAGGCCTTCAGTCAGAG GCTTCATTGGCTCACAGACTGGTGAATAGAGAGGGATCTGTAACCCAACTTCCACTCTACACCTCACCGTCTTTACCCAACATTACCCTTGGACTGCCTGCTAGTGGATCTGCCAAT GGGGGATCTGGACAGGATTCCGAACGCCTTTCCCTTTCCACTATCCAACAACGACTCTCCTTATTTCCTGCTGCTCACCTTACTCCATATCTTGGTGCTgatgcagcaagctcccataacTCCCTTCTGCAGCATATGGTCCTTCTGGAGCAACCCAATGCACAGAGCCCATTAGTGACAG GGTTGGGTGCACTTCCTCTTCACTCCCAGTCCTTAGTGTCCACTGATCGCGTCTCCCCCACTATCCACAAGTTACGTCAGCACCGCCCATTGGGCCGTACACAGTCTGCGCCGCTTCCTCAAAACTCTCACGCTCTGCAACACTTGGTCatccagcagcagcaccagcagttcCTTGAGAAGCACAAACAGCAGTTCCAACAACAGCAGCAACTACACCTCAACAAG ATGATACCTAAAGTCAATGAGGTTTCACGACAACATGAAAGCCACCCTGAGGAAACCGAGGAAGAGCTGCGTGAGCATCAAGCTATACATGAGGACTCCTATATCGAGCATGGCTCTGATCATAAGGAGCAGAGTCTTGGAAGCATTGTGCGTGTGAAGCAGGAAAGAGAGGAAAGCGAAGATGAAGCCAGCTCCCAGGAGCTAGAACAGAGTCAACTTCAAGCTGAGCAAGACCTTCTCTTCAGACAG CAAACCCTTTTGTTGGAGCAGCAGCGCATACATCAGCTGAGGAACTATCAAGCCTCCATGGAAGCTGCTGGTGTGGTCGTACATTTTAGTGGACACAGACCACTTTCAAGGGCCCAGTCTTCTCCAGCCTCTGCCTCATTTCCTATGTCCGTTCAAGAAACGCCTACCAAACCACGATTCACCACAG GCCTTGTCTATGACACATTGATGCTGAAGCATCAGTGCATCTGTGGGAACACAAATAGCCACCCTGAGCATGCTGGACGTATACAAAGCATCTGGTCAAGGCTGCAGGAGACCGGTCTTAGGAGCATGTGTGAG TGTATACGGGGCAGAAAAGCCACTTTGGAAGAACTGCAGACTGTCCACTCTGAGGCGCACTCGCTTCTCTATGGCACCAACCCTTTAAATCGGCAGAAGCTGGAGG GAACTTTGACTTCCATGTTCGTCCGTTTACCATGTGGAGGAGTTGGG GTTGACAGCGATACAATTTGGAATGAGGTCCACTCCTCTGGAGCTGCTCGACTTGCCGTGGGTTGTGTAGTGGAACTTGCCTCCAAGGTGGTGGCTGGAGAGTTGAAG AATGGCTTTGCTGTGGTCAGGCCTCCTGGTCACCATGCAGAGGAGAGCACACCAAT GGGTTTCTGCTACTTCAATTCTGTGGCAATAACAGCAAAGGTTCTCCAGCAAAGGTTCAATGTTGGAAAAACATTGATTGTGGATTGG GATGTGCATCATGGCAATGGTACCCAGCAGGCTTTCTACGCAGACCCTAGTGTCCTTTACATATCCCTCCATCGCTATGATGACGGAAACTTCTTCCCAGGCAGTGGGGCACCTGATGAG GTTGGCACTGGGTCTGGTGTGGGCTTCAATGTTAACATGGCTTTTACTGGAGGCTTAAATCCACCCATGGGTGATACAGAGTACCTGGCTGCGTTCAG GACCGTGGTGCTGCCAATCGCTAGTGAGTTTGCGCCAGAAGTTATTCTGGTGTCCGCAGGATTTGATGCTGTAGAAGGGCACCCTTCTCCTCTGGGAGGGTACAGAGTTTCAGCCAAAT GTTTCGGGTATCTGACAAAACAGCTTATGGGGTTGGCTGGAGGCCGTGTTATCCTTGCATTGGAGGGAGGCCATGATCTGACTGCGATCTGTGATGCTTCTGAAGCTTGTGTGTCTGCTTTGCTTGGTAACGAG TTAGAGCCGCTCGCCGAGTCTGTGTTACAGGAGAGACCAAACAGCATTGCAGTGAGCTCCATGGAAAAGGTCATTCAAATCCAGA GTGAATACTGGCCTTGTTTGCATCAGCTTTCTTCAACCATCTCCTATTCACTTGTTGAGGCTCAGAAATGTGAAAGTGAAGAAGCAGAGACAGTGACAGCGATGGCGTCCCTGTCTGTGGGCGTCCGTCCGGAGCAAAG GACCGAGGATGAACCGATGGATGAAGAACCCCCGCTGTAG